A single window of Salvia splendens isolate huo1 chromosome 6, SspV2, whole genome shotgun sequence DNA harbors:
- the LOC121807161 gene encoding LOW QUALITY PROTEIN: cyclase-like protein 2 (The sequence of the model RefSeq protein was modified relative to this genomic sequence to represent the inferred CDS: substituted 2 bases at 2 genomic stop codons) gives MKEAYEGEEIHDITYSFTPYPNGIGKFLTLLRSMKNRSDYNFSELKLPLHAGTHVDAPGHFYGNYFDQGFDVDSLDLRVLNGPALLVDVPRDKNITAEVMKTLNIPKGVRRVLFRTLNTDRRLMYKKEFDSSFVGFTENXAQXLVDNTDVKLVGTDYLSVGAFDYATAAHLVFLKSKEIILVEGLKLDDVQAGIYSVHCLPLRLVGSEGSPIRCILI, from the exons ATGAAGGAAGCCTACGAAGGCGAAGAAATACACGATATCACTTATAGCTTCACTCCTTACCCTAACGGAATTGGCAAGTTTCTCACCCTTCTGAGGAGCATGAAGAATCGCTCTGACTACAATTTCTCCGAGTTGAAGCTGCCCCTTCACGCCGGAACTCACGTCGACGCGCCGGGCCATTTCTACGGCAACTACTTTGATCAAGGGTTTGATGTCGATTCCCTTGACCTCAGAGTACTCAATG GTCCTGCGCTGCTTGTAGATGTTCCTAGAGACAAGAATATTACTG CTGAAGTAATGAAGACCTTAAACATTCCCAAGGGTGTGAGAAGAGTACTTTTCAGGACACTAAATACAGATAG GCGCCTAATGTACAAAAAGGAATTTGATTCGAGTTTCGTTGGATTCACGGAAAATTGAGCACAGTAGCTTGTAGATAACACTGATGTTAAACTTGTGG GAACTGATTACTTGTCTGTTGGCGCTTTCGATTATGCTACCGCTGCTCATCTTGTTTTTCTTAAAAGCAAG GAAATCATCCTAGTCGAAGGGCTAAAGCTTGATGATGTTCAAGCTGGAATATACTCTGTACATTGTTTGCCTTTGAGATTGGTTGGTTCTGAGGGTTCACCCATCAGATGTATTCTGATTTAA
- the LOC121807001 gene encoding leucine-rich repeat receptor-like kinase protein THICK TASSEL DWARF1 translates to MAAAAVLLLLAAVSPSLSSAISSETAALRAFKSAVKPSSIPPASCLATWNFSADPCATPRITDFTCGIMCAGGRVVQLTLDSQGYSGTLTPLLSQLTQLVTLDVGENDFHGPIPSSIASLPNLQNLILRSNSFSGALPPSIAAAKSLQALDLGRNFISGPLPDLSPLPALTTLDLSYNNLTGPIPRLPPNLIELALKANSLSGSLTKTSFAELTHLMVVELAENSLSGAVPSWFFLLPSVQQIDLAKNGITSVSVATPLAESDSELVAVDLSYNKVEGLLPEKFSDYPELRSLALSYNEFRGPIPGQYSREGSSLRRLYLDGNYLNGTAPQRLISGNGQVSGSLGDNCLRSCPSASELCLKSQKSDFICQQAYAGN, encoded by the coding sequence ATGGCCGCCGCCGCCGTACTCCTCCTCCTAGCGGCCGTGTCGCCCTCCCTCTCATCCGCCATCTCTTCCGAGACCGCCGCCCTCCGCGCATTCAAATCCGCCGTGAAGCCTTCCTCCATCCCTCCAGCCTCCTGCCTCGCCACGTGGAACTTCTCCGCCGATCCGTGCGCCACCCCACGCATCACCGACTTCACCTGCGGCATCATGTGCGCCGGCGGCCGAGTTGTCCAACTCACCCTGGACTCGCAAGGCTACTCAGGCACACTCACCCCACTCCTCTCCCAACTCACTCAACTCGTCACCCTCGACGTCGGCGAGAACGACTTCCACGGCCCCATCCCCTCCTCCATCGCCTCCCTCCCCAATCTCCAAAACCTAATCCTCCGCTCCAATTCCTTCTCCGGCGCTCTCCCGCCCTCAATCGCCGCCGCCAAATCCCTCCAGGCGCTCGACCTCGGCCGCAACTTCATCTCCGGCCCCCTCCCCGACCTCAGCCCGCTCCCCGCCCTCACCACCCTCGATCTCAGCTACAACAACCTCACCGGCCCGATCCCCCGCCTCCCGCccaatttaattgaattggcTCTCAAGGCCAACTCGCTCTCCGGCTCGCTCACCAAAACCTCCTTCGCCGAGTTGACTCACCTGATGGTGGTCGAGCTCGCCGAGAACTCGCTCTCCGGCGCCGTACCGTCGTGGTTCTTCCTCCTCCCGTCCGTGCAGCAAATCGACCTCGCCAAAAACGGCATCACGAGCGTCTCCGTCGCCACGCCGCTGGCTGAGTCGGACAGTGAGCTCGTGGCCGTGGATTTGAGCTACAACAAAGTGGAGGGGCTTTTGCCGGAAAAATTCTCCGATTATCCGGAGCTACGATCGCTGGCGCTGAGCTACAACGAGTTCCGAGGGCCGATCCCGGGGCAGTACAGCAGGGAGGGATCGTCGCTGCGGCGATTGTACCTAGACGGGAACTACCTGAACGGTACGGCGCCGCAGCGGTTGATCTCGGGCAACGGGCAGGTGTCGGGCAGCTTGGGAGATAATTGCCTGCGGAGCTGTCCATCGGCATCGGAGCTTTGTTTGAAGTCGCAGAAATCCGATTTCATTTGCCAGCAAGCCTATGCTGGGAACTAA